The window aaaccaaatggaacaacgccttggtgccaagctggacacagtggaggtgcagactgagtacattgatgaagagactgaccgttgatccctctgctcaaaaatttaatgatttgttggctgtatcaCTTCTcaaagaattttattttttattttgtttgccttgtaccatctggggtacatggttgttgtaactttgaacaattgctacttttctttgtttttattttcatggtctgaaacaattaactctatgcaggtttaatcattgttcatagcacttgcttttattattgttgtttgttgttttcatcactaacaaatctatatgctttgtgctgagatttgataacttccaattctttttgattgatgacaaaagggggaagattatgcacaaacttaacaggagcagtgaatacacagttacaaatcttggttgatttatattgattcttatgaatgtTGTGTTTTGCTGTGTACTGTtgtgtttatattttgttaCTTGGTTACTGTGAATTATGAATTTGATATTGTTCTCAAGATGATCTTTCTGTTGATATCAGATGATCTTTCTGTTGATATCTTTCTGTtgatattatttaacaatgtgtgttttatgtttttcttgtgttttatatttgttttgtttaattagttatgtttattattattattaggtttattatagttcTATTATGTTAGCttatattatgttagttttattatattaggttattatgttatgttagtctttatctattttagtttaacttagtttatttcatttaggttttaagttaattaattttaaaaacttttgatatttgatattttagagtaaactgtttgtttatgaatgcttggtaaataatattctaacaagttgatttgctaagttaatgagagttactttaatctctagtatgctctatgaattttgatttactctatttttacttaagtttgtttataaagtttgccatcatcaaaaagggggaatttgttggcctcttaaggttttgatgatgactttacttgtaaataaacaaacatatttttagagattgttttgtaggtatatatccgatttaatgtgaatcgttgatgaagcctatgacttgattcgtggaagaagtacatgtctcaaatatccaagaagttgggaaattgctctggaaaacagtctgttgttcctagagttgaagttctgacgaatgttgtagatggagacagtgttctgttcctcacgatacaggtccgaagaagacattgactggaagttacgaaaattatattttctgtttttagttaatgtaaaaggttaaaatttaattagttgcttaattaaatttatttattaattggcaaaataattttaattcgcctaaaaacatggagaaaatcaattccttgtttatctcctatgaactcggaattcaagagacttgttctctactttgaattggtctcctataaaataggatcttccttaacccatgatgttttaaccgtgcatgtgtacagcagttacattccactcctacctttaactaactttccgtTTTCTTTGGAAGTAAGttagttatggagaacgtgggatgtgtgcagctcctggagaacatgggctgagtgcactgcttgctgttccccttTAAAAGAGGGAACTTACGGTTCAGATGGGTATGCATGAATCgagagtgtccatctaagggagaatttatttgagaaaaatattctaagtttttaatgtcaattaattcataatatttttttaatgcaactatttcattttgatctttatgaattggccttgtaaagggtaattgagtgttattgttgtaattagacttgtgggaagtctaagggtagtagaagagagaatcgtgagaagagaaagagaaggagagaatagaagagaagagaattaggcctaagtagagaagctttgagaaaagcacttagagaattaagaagcttcaagtgaagcgaattattgttatgtgtaattgtaattgattgccttaacatagtgagaattttgaaatcccggggggtcgtggtttttccttcttattaggccaagaaggtttccacgtaaaaatccttgtctcctttattattttttcttttcgtttttaagtttaagttttgttctttacttaatataattccgcaaaaagttgagcaaaaaatcttaaacctactacacaacaattcaccccccctcttgttgcattcgatcatccattagtatttctacattCACCATTAAAAATTTAGGGCAATTACGGTTCTTCCTAGGTATTGAGGTGACTTATGTTCCTGATGGTATTATTATGTCTCAACACAAGCTCACTCAAGAGCTCTTATATGATAGTGGTTTCTCCAACTTCAAAACTGTGGTGACTCCTTTACCTCTCAATCTCAAACTGCAAAAAGGCAACTTCCCACCATTTTCCACGCCTCAACTGTACCGTAGTCTTGTTGGCAAACTCAACTTCCTCACTCATACTCGTGCCGATCTTACCTATACTATTCAGACACTGAGCCAATACATGCAATCTCCTACTGAAGATCATTTTCAGGCTCTCCAGCACACTCTCAATTATGTCTATAGTACTGTCGGCCAAGGCATTCTGCTTCGTGCTTCTGACCACTTATCATTATAAGCTTTTTCTGATTCGGACTGGGGTTCCTGCATTGATACCCGTCGTTCCGTTACTGGTTATTTGCTTTTATTTGGACAATCTACCATTAGCTGGAAATCGAAGAAGCAGACTATTGTCTCAAAACCATCATCTAAGGCCGAGTATTGTGCAATGGCTTCTGCAGTCTCTGAAATAGCTTGGACAGTCCGTCTCCTTGAAGATTTAGGTGTGACCAATCTCAAGCCCGTCACTCTCCATTGTGACAATGAATCCGCTCTGAGTATTGCCCACAATGCCGTGCTCCATGATCGCACCAAACATATAGAGATAGACTACCATTTCACGCGTGAGAAGGTCATGGAAGGTCTCCTCCAACTGACATATTTGCCTACTTCCAATCAGCTGGCTGATGTCTTTACAAAAATAATTCATTCCTCACAGTTTCAGCATCTTCTTTTCCAAGCTTGGAATGTATTCTCCAACCCAAGCTTGAAGGGGGGTTGATATATTAGGTTTTATTGTTACTGTATTGTAAAGAAAAACCTTTATCATGCTTTGTCCTTTTAGTCTTTTGTCATTTAGTATTCTTTCATCCTCTTATTGTATATAAGGATAGTACTGTATAGTTGTAAAGTAAGATGCAATAACAAACCCAAAACAGAAtgattcttttctttttcctaaACCCTTCGTTTCTCTCTCTTATTGCATTCTTCTTGCTTAAACTTTTGTGAAGCTCGAACACTACAATAATGGCGATCTCTAACATACATTAAAGAGTAtaataacttattttaaatagtaattatgaaacaaaataatgaaatataataCTTGAATATGTTTTGACACATAAAGTagtaataaatttcaaattttgtgtaattttagATGATATAATTAATTCTTATAtagattattgaaaaataagctatttgatattgatttttattatccTGTTAACAACGGCCCAGACACGTTTTggtaacaaaatttatactaAATTGAGTATAACGTAGCCTGATTAAAAGATGAAAAGAAAGAGAAACGTTAGGTTCTAAAAATAGGCACCCCTTATTGTCGGTGAAATTGTTGACCACCATTCCCCAATTCTCACCAGTCAATCATCTTCGATGCCATTCAAAAAGACCACAATTAAACACCACCACAAAGACTTTACACACACCTCCACTTGTGAATTGTGTCACGTTATTTGCTAATACACCTTTCTTATTTACTCGTTCTCTCCTTCACAATTAACACCCCTACCTTTTTAGCTAAATAATCCTACAAATGAATATTGGAtaggaaataaataaaaaacaacatcATACTTATAATACATTTGAGTGTTTTAGattgagaaaatttttaaattaatgaataattattttaaaaatgctACTAGAgatattcaaaacaaaacaatttgataaaaaaaataaataaataaataaaacacaaaCAATGTGAGCTCGCttagattgaaaataaatattttaaagatACTAAAACTCAAAGTAATGGAACAATGATAATTAGAGatgcaaattaattaattaaaataaatgtgaAAGGGGTAGAATGAGAGTAAAGtacaataaataaacaaaaataaagatgATTTTCCTCGTTTGGAGGAAAAGGTTTCCCCACCCTCTCCTATAGTAAATCTATACTCTAAAAAGAGAACTAATTGCTATTACTTCCTAACAAATTCTTTCACTTatctaacaatcaaatttctttAATCATATATttaactaactttatttttgtactttgacttttatttatcacttaaatatttatattatactcAATCAAAGCAGAACCTCTAATTGCTTAAAAAAAAGTACTGAAGCAAAGAATTAAAGCCGAgaaaaatcaaagtcaaagtcaaaatcaaaataagtaaCTTAATCCAAGGCTAAGTTAGTAAGTTACTAAAAAGATGAATAAAGAAATTTGGTCGAAGCTTATGCCTTGGCCAACTCATTGCTCTGCGTTGATGAAGGCTGTGTTAATTCAAAATTGTTTTAAGAAAAAGGTTGTGCAGAttctcacagcagtaaaaaaacaataaataaataaataagggttAGCAAATTAACCTTTTCTAAGAGATAATAcaagattttatttaaaattgttgCACCAAAGCACTGTATTgtatttgtatcttttgttgGGGTCATAATTCCCGAAATTCAAGGaggggtaaaaataaaaaaataaaaaaaaaaacaaaaaagtgtATAGTTGAAGCAAATAATAGCCAGTATTACAAAGTTTgaaatttaaacaaataatGGTGGGATCTCGTGAATCATTTATTTATTGCTAATACTCTGACTATAAccactaacaataacaatactgCTTAATATCTTTGCTTTTTCTCTACCTCGGTCGAAAATTATGGATCCACCACttcatttttctaaattaacaacCTATCTTCATGTTACTCTCCCCCCTTAATCATTCACCTAAACCATATCTCAACCACAAACGACAccagaaaatgagaaaaaaataaataaaaatacgacCCATAAtagtatttgttattttaaattaacCATTAACCATATTTATTCTACCGTTAATTTCAATCTATGCAAGGTTCTCACTATTTGGAGTAAAATTAACCTTATTCGTTACCTAGCCTCATCCGGACCTATACCTTATTTTCGAGAGGAGAGGAATATTATAATGAgcaaacatcatcatcaactttatGCTCATAAACTTGCAGCAAAGAGCTGGAACCCAACTAGTGCTCTCAACATGTCCAAATCCAACAacccaaattttttttgtaaaaagaatTGGATCACCAAATAACCAAACCCCATGTGGATTCTCAATCTAGGGAAATTTTGATGTAGACTTTGGTTCATTTTGCAAAATGGGGCACCCAATTTTATGCTAATTATCTGGTTGACATTTTAACAGTTGGGCATAAAAAAGTTGCAGAATTTTCAATGGCATAAATGGTAGTAGTGCCATCATCAACTTGAATCTTTTGTGTATACAGGAACAttcacatacatatatatataaaaaagagtATTCACCATATTTACTTGGGGAAACCATTAAGTGTCAAAATGTTGTAAATGCCAACATTCAATTTTGCTACTTGTTAGTTAGTTGCCTAacaaattgacaagaattttcACATATTACACATacccaaaattaaaatttgtagaaaaaaacaaacaaaaattatcAGAAATGCTTAATCTACATAAACCATTTTATGGGTATACACAATATGTGAATATTCATATGAACACTTTCAATTGCAGAATTGAAGCAAGAATGGTACATACTACTacatcattaaaaattataaacaaaagaaaaaagagataGACAAGGTGATATGAATCTGAAAAATGAATACAAAGATAGTAAAAATGTTCCAAAAttatactataataataaatgcagaatcaaaataaaatcataaaaaaagaaattgtatgatcataaataagaaaaaaatttaataacaaaCCCACATAGCAGCATCAGCAGCAAACACCAGGGAGAAGTGTTTTGCTGCAAtttcccccttttttttttttttaagccaCCCAAATGATTTTTATGGTTTATACATACATTTTCCCCTGCAAATCCTACTCCTTTTTTTTCctgcaattttttttgttgattttgttcCTCAGCTGCACCAGATTTTATTTCACAACTCTTGAGATAAAGAGACAGAATATCCATAAATTTTTGTGGCAAAGAGAATTATATCCTAGTAATTTCCTCCTCTTTCTTTCCaatttcatcttcttcaatgcaAATTCATATAAACTCTCATACAAAGTTGTCACCCGCTTTATTTCCCAAAAGAAGTaaaattttttagtaataatagtTGATAAAAATGTGATCATGATTTGTAGTGGGGATGATGAAGTTAgaggagaaaaagaaaaattcatcTTAAAAGAATCAATAGaaaggtggtggtggtggtgatgaaTATGGCAAACCAAAGATTGGTGGTAATGGACCTTCGTAAACTGGAGCTGGTGgcggtgatggtggtggtggtgatacatatacatatggcGCTGGTGGTGGTAGTTCCACGCATGGTGGCGGTGATGCTGGTGGCGGAGGTGGTGAATAATACATGTATGGCGGTGGTGGGAGCGGTGATGGTGGTGGAGGAGGTGGTGAAGGAGATGGAGGCGGTGgagatggtggtggtggaggtggaggtggaggagggggtGAAGGAGATGGAGGGGGTGGGGAAGGTGGTGGAGGAGGTGGCGGAGGTGGAGGTGGTGGCGGAGGTGGAGGAGGGGAATACACTGGAGGAGGTGGTGGTGGCGGAGGCGGTGGTGGAGGTGGAGGAGAGTACACTGGAGGTGGTGGAGGAGGCGGTGGAGGCGGAGGTGGAGGAGAGTACACCGGCGGTGGAGGTGAAGGATAGACAACAATAGGAGGCGAAGGGGAAACGGGAACAACAGGGGTAGGCGtaacaccaccaccaccaccaccgcAACCAAATGATGAGCAATCAACAGGATGAGACAAGAAAGCTCTACAAGCAGAGGCGGAGCGTTGAACAGGCCGCCTGGGAATACAATTGCGTCTATCGGCAACAGAAGGAAGTCGCAAACAAACAGGCGGTTCACTTGTAAAGAAGTTATATGAGTAAGTAAAGTTCTTCAAGTTGGGCAACTTACAAATACTGGCAGGAATTCTCCCTGAAAACATATTATGTGCCACATCAAGCTGCTCCAAACTCTTAATATCTCCAAAAGATTCCGGCAAATGACCCATTAACTCATTAAAACTGACATCAAACACCGTCAAATTTTGGAGCAAACCCATATCATTTGGCAGACAAGATTTAAACCCATTGTTCATCATTATAATCTCGTTCAAATTGGACATATGAACCAAACTTTCAGGCACACAACCATGGAATTTGTTGTTAGCGAGAACAATGACTGAAACAGGTGAGTTGCCAAAATTATCAGGTAACTGAAATTGGAACCGATTATGGTTGATAAAAATGGCATCTAGATCTTTATCAAAAAGTTCACGAGGAACATCACCCTCAAACTCATTGAATCTCAGATCTAAAAACTTCAAAGAGGGTAAAGAAAGAACCACCTTAGGAAATCTCCCAGCAAATCGATTATTACTAAGATCTAACTCATACAATAGTTTCATATTACGGAATTTCTGAGGAACAGTACCACAGAACCGATTTGTATTGATATGAAACAACCCAAGATCTCGTAAAAGACCCAGTTCCTCAGGCAGATAACCAGCAATATCCGCATGGTTTAAATCAATCCCAGCCACAGTAGTAATGTAAGGATCGTCAAGTGCCGGAGCACAAAACACACCCGAGTAATGACAAACATCAGATCCGACCCAATTAGCAGTATAGTTATTTGGGTCGGACAGAATAGCTTGTTTCCATGCTTGAAGAGCAATGTAGGCATCTCTTAGCCTCTGATTAGGAAAAGTGAGGTTAGGAGGGACGATTACTCTTTCACCTCTGTCACCGAATTCATCTTTATAGTAAAGAAGTTGCCTACGAGCAATGTATCTGACTTCTGCATCGCTTAATTTACCACTTCCAACAAAACCTAATGATTTTTGAGTGAGAAAAAGGGATGAAAACAAGAGAAAGttgaagaacaagaaatttGGGTTATCGGTTGTCTTCTTCATCTCACATGACAAATCTATGAAACAACCCACAACAGGaagtatttaatttactcaaaatttagttttgaaaaaaagaataaatttttcTGGAAAAGTTTGGGTATTTTCAGGTATAGATCTGAGAGAAATGTGGGAAAGACAAAGAAGATTTAGAGTGTGAGGTGAAGAAACGAGGAAGAGGGAAGAAGGGTTTTGTTACTTTATTTTaggtatttgttttttttttttttcttttatttttcagagTAGAAAATTTTGGGAGTTTGTGTGTTGTATGAAATGCAAGAGAGGAGAGGAGAGGAGATGGATAGATGGAAGAGGAGTTGTGTGTGTATTTAGTGAGGGGAGAGAAGGCACAAAATATTACATCAAAGGGCCAGCTAAATCACAGCTCAAAGCCCACttgatttctttcttttttccattttttttttattgggttTGTTAGGGAGTAGAATTTTGTAGGTAATTAATCATGTtatgaatataatttaataCTCCTATTTCTTTAACTACTTAAATGTTTTGGGTACataataatacttctatatttatatTGGAATTTACTACATCTAATTTTTGATAAACAATTTTTCATATCAGTTTAGGtgtctaatttatttttaaatatatttaattatttgctTTCAAAAATGATCTCTAACTactaatgataaaaaaattaaagttgacATTAATAGGTGAACATGGAAATAGTGAATAGAAAGTTTTATTATTAAAGTTTAATCATAATGGAATGACATagtataataatgaaaatatacatTAGAAATTATCATATTATCATAATTTAGTACTAACAACTAAATAGACcgtaagaaattaaaataaaagacaaaGAGAGCAGGTAATTAAGATAAGGGAGAACATGAGTTTGTGACAAGAAGAAAGAGATTGTGAATTTAAAACACACATGACCGTTGATTAGCATGTATAAAGTGGTCTACAGCACATGGTCCCGTTATTAGAGAGgcccaaaaatatatatttttttataattttttgttttatgtttcaGTTACTACGAAATATTTATACTATTTTACACTAGAGTAAGTAAGTAATAAAGActcaaatataaatattttaataaatggagaaaatttatcatatattagtgttttattttttcttttcttaaattGTAAGAGTTTTTAAGATAAAATGGGCAAGGAGCGTCAAAATTTACAAGAAGACCCTAAATACACACcagttatatttataatttatgtacGTGTAAAAgatttaaatgttaattaatatGAAAATGGAGCAATTTTATTGGAATAatggaaaaatatagtcatattaGAATAAGGTGGTCAACTTTATTCTTTTCTTACGAAGCCGCCTCCTCTTACCTTTGGTTTTGTTATTCTATCCTCTAGGAAGGTAAAGAGATGTAGGAATATAGGAATATCAAATTATTTGGACCATCCAATGAAGGACaaacttttctttgtttttttttaataatatgataatatgattAGGTAGAATTATGAAGTTACATTAGTTAAATGCTTGATGGAATAATGAACTTGAGCTAGCTATACATTAAGACAAAATCTAATCATAACTCTAACCTCCTTccaacccaaaaaaaattaataaaatgaactTAGTGGTTGCAATTTTTATGATTTAGTTCATACCATTTCTTCTAACATTTGGTTGATTCAATATTAATTGCAATtgaagttttattttaataggATCTACattatctaaaaaaattattaatcactaattataaacataataataacatttttgtgattttttttttgttattgttattttcaatttagaAAATCATCCAAGAACATGTATATATCAATTaattgttgtcatttagagcgtataatggtcatcgaaaattatgattaattaaattaagtaattaatttgaataaattaatttgagaatatctcaaggttgcaaagtttatgttttgagcaAAAAGTAGTGTTCACGGATCATGAAATAACTCACGGCTCGCGAGAAAGGAAAGAAAGTTACTGTTTGTGGAAACAGTAGGTCGCGGCTCGCGACCTTAGTCGTGGCCCGCGAGTTGCGCACTGTTTTGCAAGTTTTTCTTTGCAAAGTTAGTTTATCcgttttgttagttttaatataaCTACAAACGGTTAAATATGGATATATTAACCAAATATATTGGGATGGCTTGATTGAAAGACGACATTAGTTCGTAAATCAATCTTGTGTTCATGAAGTGACATATTAATTCATGAATTGTTGTATGgtgttctataaatatagaaggcatgtgtaagttatttcttacatgAGATGTACATGGAATATACAtgtaatttctgatttttcttttcttctcgagtactttacatagagaacttgcaatcctcgattgtaaattttcgtttcttcttccacttaaGTTTTTTCATGTCGTTCTAagttccttgtgctaggaatttagtgtaattctttgtatctcagaacatatttTCGATTTATATTCTCAAGCACCATAGTAGGGATGAAATAATGTTTTAGGAAAGAGCATATTGTCTAGAATTAATATCAGAGTacatacaaaatcttcttgttacaaTGTTTGATATATGGTGTTCTCGATGATAAAGTTCACATTTGGTGTATGTAAAGCAATGGTTTAAACTTGTCATATGTTTTTGTAACCTATTAAGTCTGTGTAACTATAGAAAGCTAAGGTTACTAtccaaaaaaattgtaaaaggaAGGGTTAACATATAGTCCAAAACAAATGTAAAGGCATTATAGGATGGTATCCTAATCTCACGTAAAATGAGCGAATTGTAATCTTTATTAGGAGTATAATAAAGTTATATGTAGAATATTCATATATCatttaaataaaaggaaaaatttactctcaataatctaattttttaccgatttttctataataattctaattttttgattaaccatcaataattctaatttttagGCCACTTACCTATGAATGTTGTTGTGTCAATGGTAACCTGTTTTTGTATgtaaaataaccaaaaaaaaaatgaaaaataaaataaaataacataaatatatattttttttttttaaaagtaaaaaaaaaatctcccCCTCCCTAATAATGCCTACAAGACTCATCCCCTACCTCACAATGACAATGCCACTGCCCACCGCCAGCCATCACAACGGAAGCACCTCCTCTTATTTTATATCTTCCTAATTCCTTTTTAGCTCTTGTTAGAAGCTTCTTTTTATATCTTTCCAATTCCTAAAATTGTGCATGGATCAGCTCTTTGAGTTGTTTTTGTTGGACTTGGAGCTCTAACTGGTTGTTGAGCAATTAGTCCTTCGAAAGGTGATTGTTGAGGGTAATGCTGACTTTGTTGAGATGATTGTTTTGGTTGATTGTATTCATTTTATCCTAACTTTGaatctttcattctttcttTTGCTGGCACAATAACCATTATAATTTTGAGAAAAGAACTTAACTTCAGGAGATTTGGGTCAAACATTGTTCAATAATTCAACACTGAATTCAAGTATATTAATAGTAAAATGAAGAGAACCCAATTC of the Amaranthus tricolor cultivar Red isolate AtriRed21 chromosome 6, ASM2621246v1, whole genome shotgun sequence genome contains:
- the LOC130814592 gene encoding leucine-rich repeat extensin-like protein 3, whose product is MKKTTDNPNFLFFNFLLFSSLFLTQKSLGFVGSGKLSDAEVRYIARRQLLYYKDEFGDRGERVIVPPNLTFPNQRLRDAYIALQAWKQAILSDPNNYTANWVGSDVCHYSGVFCAPALDDPYITTVAGIDLNHADIAGYLPEELGLLRDLGLFHINTNRFCGTVPQKFRNMKLLYELDLSNNRFAGRFPKVVLSLPSLKFLDLRFNEFEGDVPRELFDKDLDAIFINHNRFQFQLPDNFGNSPVSVIVLANNKFHGCVPESLVHMSNLNEIIMMNNGFKSCLPNDMGLLQNLTVFDVSFNELMGHLPESFGDIKSLEQLDVAHNMFSGRIPASICKLPNLKNFTYSYNFFTSEPPVCLRLPSVADRRNCIPRRPVQRSASACRAFLSHPVDCSSFGCGGGGGGVTPTPVVPVSPSPPIVVYPSPPPPVYSPPPPPPPPPPPPPVYSPPPPPPPPPPPPPPVYSPPPPPPPPPPPPPPPPPSPPPPSPSPPPPPPPPPPPSPPPPSPSPPPPPPSPLPPPPYMYYSPPPPPASPPPCVELPPPAPYVYVSPPPPSPPPAPVYEGPLPPIFGLPYSSPPPPPFY